The genomic interval ACTGAGCAGAAATTGCCAAAGGGGCACACGGCACCGAAGGGCCGTCCCACTCCGAAGCGTCGTGAAGTTGAGTTAGAGCGAGGTGTCGTTGGCGGCCAGTCTTTGGCGCCTACTGATACTTATGCGCAGCAGCGCCAGAAGCGTAAAGAATTTAAAGCTTCTATGACCAAGGAAGAATTCAAGGCATACAAGCAGAAAGAGCGCGATGCCCGAGTTAAGCGTCAGCGCGAAACCCAAGCTGCAATGGATCGCGGCGAAGATGCTTATTTGATGGATCGCGATAAGGGCGAGGTTCGCCGTTTTGCGCGTGACTGGGTGGATTCCCGCAGGTTCTTGTCTAACTTTGTGATGCCAGTAGCTATTGCTTTGCTGGTTGTCATGCTGATCGGTAACTTCAACCCATCATTCGCTGCGACTTCTTCCATGGTTGCCATGGTTTTGATGTTGGGCTTCCTGATTGAGGGCATCACCACTGGTCGTCGTGTGAACAAGGCTGCTCGCACGAGGTTCCCTGGTACCACCGAGACTGGTTTTGGTCTGGGTTACTACGCGTATTCCCGCACCATTCAGCCTCGTAAGTGGCGTACCCCTCGTGCACGCGTTGAAATTGGTGCTGAAGTCTAGCGCATGCGCACGTTAGTTCTTGGCGGGGCCAGGTCTGGTAAGTCTGCTTTTGCAGAATCACTTGTTGGATCTGGTCCCGTTTTGTATGTCGCAACGGCAAGGCCTTCGGGAGATGATCCTGAATTCGCCGAGCGCATTGCGGTTCATGCGGAGCGGCGCCCAACGTCTTGGGTGTTGGACGAGGAGGGGGACGTCGATAAGCTTCTTGCCTCGCCACCGGCCATGCCGGTGCTCGTTGATGACCTGGGCACCTGGCTCACGCACGCCACCGATGCGTGCGACGGTTGGGAGGCGAGTTCGGCGCAGCTTGAGGCCAAGATGGATTTGCTTATCGACGCCATCCTCCACTTTCAGGGCGAAGATCTGGTAATTGTTTCACCTGAAGTTGGTATGGGAATCGTCCCGGAATATAAATCTGGGCGCCTTTTTCGTGATCGCATCGGCACACTTAATCAGCGTGTCGCAGCGATTTGCGAGAGGGTTGTCTTCGTGGTTGCTGGTCTGCCACTAGAGTTGAAAACGTTTTAAGAAAACAGTCGGTTTGAAGGAGTTGTTAATGGTTCCAGCAGAGCTTTTTGCGCGTGTGGAATTTCCGGATCATAAAATCCTGGCTCAGACGAAGGATTTCCATGACTCCCTCACCAAGCCACCCGGATCTTTGGGCAAGTTGGAGCAGATCGGCTGTTTCATTTCCGCATGCCAGGGCCAGATTCCGCCACGTCCACTCAACAACTCAAAGATCGTTGTTTTCGCTGGCGATCACGGCGTTGCAACTAAAGGCGTGTCCGCGTACCCATCCTCAGTAAGCTTGCAGATGGCTGAAAACATTACAAACGGTGGCGCCGCCATCAACGTGATTGCACGCACCACCGGCACGTCCGTCCGACTTATTGATACCTCCCTCGACCACGAAGCATGGGGCGACGAGCGCGTATCTAGGTCCTGCGGATCCATCGATGTTGAAGACGCCATGACCCAAGAACAGGTCGAACGCGCACTGAAGATCGGTAAGCGCATTGCGGATCAAGAAGTGGACGCAGGCGCCGACATTTTAATCCCCGGCGATTTAGGAATTGGCAACACCACCACCGCCGCTGCCCTCGTTGGAACGTTCACCCTCGCAGAGCCTGTTGTTGTCGTAGGCCGCGGCACCGGAATCGACGATGAAGCCTGGAAACTCAAAGTCTCCGCGATCC from Corynebacterium glutamicum ATCC 13032 carries:
- a CDS encoding DUF3043 domain-containing protein, producing the protein MKLPWDKNKNNEGADAAGQDASSTPETATPDATEQKLPKGHTAPKGRPTPKRREVELERGVVGGQSLAPTDTYAQQRQKRKEFKASMTKEEFKAYKQKERDARVKRQRETQAAMDRGEDAYLMDRDKGEVRRFARDWVDSRRFLSNFVMPVAIALLVVMLIGNFNPSFAATSSMVAMVLMLGFLIEGITTGRRVNKAARTRFPGTTETGFGLGYYAYSRTIQPRKWRTPRARVEIGAEV
- a CDS encoding bifunctional adenosylcobinamide kinase/adenosylcobinamide-phosphate guanylyltransferase translates to MRTLVLGGARSGKSAFAESLVGSGPVLYVATARPSGDDPEFAERIAVHAERRPTSWVLDEEGDVDKLLASPPAMPVLVDDLGTWLTHATDACDGWEASSAQLEAKMDLLIDAILHFQGEDLVIVSPEVGMGIVPEYKSGRLFRDRIGTLNQRVAAICERVVFVVAGLPLELKTF
- the cobT gene encoding nicotinate-nucleotide--dimethylbenzimidazole phosphoribosyltransferase; the protein is MVPAELFARVEFPDHKILAQTKDFHDSLTKPPGSLGKLEQIGCFISACQGQIPPRPLNNSKIVVFAGDHGVATKGVSAYPSSVSLQMAENITNGGAAINVIARTTGTSVRLIDTSLDHEAWGDERVSRSCGSIDVEDAMTQEQVERALKIGKRIADQEVDAGADILIPGDLGIGNTTTAAALVGTFTLAEPVVVVGRGTGIDDEAWKLKVSAIRDAMFRARDLRQDPIAIARKISSPDLAAMAAFIAQAAVRRTPVLLDGVVVTAAALLANKLAPGARRWFIAGHRSTEPAHSVALNALALDPILELGMSLGEGSGAATALPLVKIAVDLMNDMSTFSSAGVDGPLNASSEAPEQNTE